In one window of Ignavibacteriales bacterium DNA:
- a CDS encoding heavy metal-binding domain-containing protein, which produces MLITTTPNIEGKRIVKYLGLVTGEAILGANIFKDFFAGIRDIVGGRSAAYEEELRKAKEIALTEMKQQAMELGANAVIGVDLDYETVGQTGGMLMVSASGTAIYYSE; this is translated from the coding sequence ATGCTTATTACAACCACACCAAATATCGAAGGAAAAAGGATAGTTAAATATTTAGGATTGGTTACCGGAGAAGCTATTTTGGGAGCGAATATTTTTAAAGATTTCTTTGCGGGAATCCGTGATATTGTCGGAGGCCGCTCCGCTGCTTACGAAGAAGAATTAAGAAAAGCTAAAGAGATTGCCTTGACAGAGATGAAACAACAGGCAATGGAACTTGGTGCTAACGCGGTTATCGGAGTTGATCTCGATTACGAAACTGTGGGGCAGACCGGTGGTATGCTGATGGTAAGCGCCAGTGGAACCGCAATCTATTACTCCGAATGA
- a CDS encoding T9SS type A sorting domain-containing protein — MKLSRYRGNTLAFVVLSVIMFIPVALSAYPTGIASRTLKITASGCGSCHGSSASPSVVVTITGPDTVVAGQAYSYTINVTGGTGTTGGINIATSRGRLDSVSSFLKRLSGDLVHKQRVAVPSTYQFLYTAPASSGTDTIYATAKGGGFNSWNWMPNKNLVVLLPTNVSDGNLLPAGFSLSQNFPNPFNPITRIQYFISQSKPVELKVYDIDGHEIKRLVSELQQPGDYTVEWDASYVASGIYFYRLTVGNYTETKKMILTR, encoded by the coding sequence ATGAAATTGTCTCGATATCGTGGAAATACGCTGGCGTTTGTTGTTTTGAGCGTTATTATGTTTATTCCGGTAGCCTTATCTGCCTATCCAACGGGAATTGCTTCCCGTACTTTAAAAATAACCGCATCAGGATGCGGAAGCTGTCATGGTTCTTCAGCTTCTCCAAGTGTTGTCGTTACAATAACTGGTCCGGATACCGTGGTCGCAGGCCAAGCGTATTCCTACACGATTAACGTAACCGGCGGTACAGGAACGACTGGCGGAATAAACATTGCTACATCACGCGGACGGCTTGATAGTGTTTCATCATTTCTGAAACGGTTAAGTGGTGATTTGGTGCATAAACAAAGAGTTGCGGTACCTTCGACATATCAATTTCTATACACAGCTCCTGCTTCTTCAGGTACCGATACAATTTATGCTACTGCCAAAGGGGGAGGATTTAACAGTTGGAATTGGATGCCGAATAAGAATCTGGTGGTTTTACTCCCAACCAATGTATCGGACGGAAACTTGCTACCGGCAGGATTTTCGTTGTCTCAAAATTTTCCTAATCCATTTAATCCGATAACCCGGATACAATATTTCATTTCACAATCCAAACCTGTTGAATTGAAGGTATATGACATTGATGGACATGAAATCAAGAGACTTGTCAGCGAATTACAGCAACCTGGTGATTACACCGTTGAGTGGGACGCAAGCTATGTTGCGAGCGGTATCTATTTTTACCGTTTAACGGTCGGAAATTACACCGAAACCAAAAAAATGATTTTGACAAGATAA
- a CDS encoding DUF1573 domain-containing protein: MVRILILFSIFISSIAAFGQPKFQLVGPERFDIGDVPNYVPHKQTLTIKNTGNDTLILSDVGASCGCTATLLSIDRIPPGDSGILTFTFDAKRFDGKVEKKISMNTNDATHRHVEIFFTANVVKILEIQPEYLFFRTSIDSAATQTLKIQNLSTEPISFTSIIPTGKDISVEFSPKVIKPGESGDLVAKFAPIKAGTTNGNIEIKTTHPGAPSLTVRFFCWAKEKN; encoded by the coding sequence ATGGTGCGTATATTAATTTTATTTTCCATATTTATTTCCTCGATTGCCGCTTTCGGTCAACCTAAATTTCAATTGGTGGGTCCAGAACGATTCGATATCGGAGATGTTCCAAATTATGTTCCGCATAAACAAACACTCACGATTAAAAATACGGGGAACGACACGTTGATTTTAAGCGATGTAGGTGCATCATGCGGTTGCACAGCCACACTCCTTTCCATAGATCGTATACCTCCGGGCGACAGCGGTATACTTACTTTCACATTTGATGCGAAAAGGTTTGATGGAAAAGTTGAGAAGAAAATTTCTATGAACACAAACGACGCAACCCACCGGCATGTAGAAATATTTTTCACAGCAAATGTCGTCAAGATACTCGAGATTCAACCGGAATATTTATTCTTCCGGACATCAATTGATTCTGCTGCCACACAAACATTAAAAATTCAGAACCTTTCTACAGAACCGATTTCGTTCACATCAATAATTCCAACAGGTAAAGATATATCAGTTGAATTTTCTCCAAAAGTAATTAAACCGGGTGAATCCGGTGATTTAGTTGCGAAATTTGCACCCATCAAAGCAGGAACTACTAACGGGAACATCGAAATTAAAACCACACATCCCGGAGCACCCTCTCTGACTGTTCGCTTTTTTTGCTGGGCTAAAGAAAAGAATTAG
- a CDS encoding peptidase C1, which translates to MNVTISQIDRKDKALFIDSKNEFWDSVKSTIDKFNKKDDTPKKTFKLDFSSIKGPASSNEFTQYWHFPPISQASTNTCWCFSTTSFFESEIYRLTKRKVKLSEMFTVYFEYIEKTRRFVKEKGNSAFAEGSESNAVSRMWKMYGVVPEEAYTGMKPGQIFHDHSKLYNELNAYLQSVKASNNWNEDAVISTVKYIMNSYIGEPPTKITVDGKQMTPKEYFEKVVKLNVDDYIELMSLMDKPYYEFVEYEVPDNWWHSKDYYNVPLDVYMSSLKKAIRDGYSVCIGGDVSEPGIDGHAGMAVVPSFDIPSSAIDENARQMRFSNGTTGDDHGIHLVGFKEMDGKDWYLIKDSGSGSRNNNHPGYYFYHEDFVKLKMLGFMVHKDAVKGLVK; encoded by the coding sequence ATGAATGTTACAATTTCTCAGATTGATAGAAAAGATAAAGCTCTCTTTATCGATTCGAAAAACGAATTTTGGGATTCAGTGAAATCAACTATTGATAAGTTTAATAAAAAAGATGACACTCCAAAGAAAACATTCAAACTAGATTTTAGCTCAATTAAAGGACCAGCATCGAGTAATGAATTTACTCAATACTGGCACTTCCCCCCGATCTCTCAAGCTTCAACAAATACTTGCTGGTGTTTCTCAACCACATCTTTTTTTGAATCAGAGATTTATCGTTTGACAAAACGAAAAGTAAAACTTTCAGAAATGTTTACCGTTTATTTCGAATATATTGAAAAAACCCGGCGGTTTGTGAAGGAAAAGGGAAACTCGGCTTTTGCAGAAGGATCCGAATCGAATGCAGTTTCCAGAATGTGGAAAATGTACGGCGTAGTACCGGAAGAAGCATACACAGGAATGAAACCGGGACAAATATTCCATGACCACAGTAAATTGTATAACGAATTAAATGCATATCTACAATCCGTTAAAGCTTCCAATAACTGGAACGAAGATGCGGTTATCTCCACTGTGAAATATATTATGAATTCATACATCGGCGAACCACCGACTAAGATAACTGTTGATGGCAAGCAAATGACCCCAAAAGAATATTTTGAAAAAGTTGTAAAACTAAATGTTGATGACTATATAGAATTAATGTCGTTAATGGATAAACCTTATTACGAATTTGTTGAATACGAAGTCCCCGATAACTGGTGGCACAGCAAAGATTATTACAATGTACCGTTAGATGTTTATATGTCATCACTTAAAAAAGCTATTCGCGATGGTTATTCAGTTTGCATTGGCGGAGATGTCTCTGAGCCGGGTATTGATGGTCATGCGGGAATGGCGGTTGTTCCGAGCTTTGACATACCATCATCAGCCATAGATGAAAACGCACGGCAAATGCGATTCAGCAACGGTACAACGGGTGATGATCATGGGATTCATCTTGTAGGTTTCAAAGAAATGGATGGAAAAGATTGGTACTTGATAAAAGATTCCGGATCAGGTTCACGTAATAATAACCATCCCGGTTATTATTTTTATCACGAAGATTTCGTAAAACTCAAGATGCTTGGATTCATGGTTCACAAAGATGCTGTTAAAGGATTGGTGAAGTAA
- a CDS encoding ribonuclease HII, giving the protein MISFYYEMEYWNNGKRFIAGVDEAGRGPLAGPVVAAAVIFPSNIKIDGVNDSKTLSEKERERLFEIINEKAVSVGVGIIEHTIIDEVNILNATFRSMHEAIGKLTNQPDHLLIDGPHFTGANIPFTAIVDGDAKCFSVAAASIIAKVTRDRLMKVYDEQYPQYGFAKHKGYGTKDHLNAIRKHGPCEIHRKSFRMPVKLVE; this is encoded by the coding sequence ATGATAAGTTTTTATTACGAGATGGAATATTGGAATAATGGAAAGCGTTTTATCGCCGGTGTTGATGAAGCGGGGAGGGGACCACTTGCGGGGCCCGTGGTTGCTGCGGCGGTGATCTTTCCTTCCAATATTAAGATTGATGGAGTAAACGATTCGAAAACACTTTCTGAAAAAGAAAGAGAGAGATTATTTGAGATTATAAATGAGAAGGCGGTAAGTGTTGGTGTTGGAATTATAGAACATACAATTATTGATGAAGTGAATATTCTTAATGCTACTTTCCGCTCGATGCACGAAGCAATCGGTAAACTAACGAATCAACCTGATCATTTATTGATAGATGGTCCGCACTTTACCGGCGCAAACATTCCGTTCACTGCAATCGTTGATGGCGACGCTAAATGTTTTTCTGTCGCCGCCGCCTCGATCATCGCAAAAGTAACTCGTGATCGATTGATGAAGGTGTACGATGAACAATATCCGCAATATGGATTCGCCAAACACAAAGGGTATGGTACTAAAGATCATCTTAATGCCATAAGAAAACACGGACCTTGCGAAATTCACCGTAAAAGTTTCAGAATGCCGGTAAAGTTAGTTGAGTAA
- a CDS encoding BamA/TamA family outer membrane protein, with amino-acid sequence MKTVCLIVVFLLNVIALPAMTQSDHMIRSITFTGNRDISDKDLLSMMQSQPQTIYDSILIQKDLETILGVYFKKGYYFVRAWEDSVSPISDSGYLDLTINIAEGERCRVGEIIISGNNNISSDTLRSVVNFHMNEIFSPSNLETGMENILQVYDESGYPYASVEVKQIRPGIGIDSAKLSVEIKIDEGALVTIDEIRITGNKSTKDDVIIRELNLKTNEPFKFSKIRNIKSRLQRLNIFDQVDEPKLFSMDNAQGILIKVTEGNTNTFDGILGYSPRQGANSALVTGFINISMRNLFGTGRKLHLLWKKESRLTQEIGIRYTEPWLFNIPLSLGGAFLQRKEDTLFVKRAVDVNSDFKFTESITVGGSVKQEFIIPAAGASNIASVYQITGGFNIIYDTRDDRLTPTDGIYYQTGYDIGSTKINDRTSTIQRIGIDAEAYYNLLPSQIFKIGLYGRTVNSGNIQLSGLYRFGGTNTLRGYRENEFIGSRIFWSNIEYRFIAATRSFFYGFIDLGYYYKPAIATDEFFEKGKYGYGIGTRIKTTIGLLGLSCAFGEGDSFLQGKIHIGLINEF; translated from the coding sequence ATGAAAACTGTTTGTCTCATCGTCGTTTTCCTTTTGAATGTAATCGCGCTCCCGGCGATGACGCAATCAGATCATATGATCCGATCTATCACTTTCACCGGGAATAGAGATATTTCCGATAAAGATCTACTTTCCATGATGCAATCGCAACCTCAGACAATTTACGATTCAATACTTATTCAGAAAGATTTGGAAACAATCCTCGGTGTTTATTTTAAAAAGGGATATTATTTTGTGAGAGCATGGGAAGATTCCGTTTCTCCAATTTCCGATAGCGGATATTTGGATCTCACGATTAATATTGCCGAAGGCGAGCGATGCCGAGTGGGGGAAATAATAATTTCGGGTAACAACAATATTTCCTCAGATACACTTCGATCTGTCGTAAATTTTCATATGAACGAAATATTTTCTCCATCCAATCTCGAAACCGGTATGGAAAACATTTTACAAGTATATGATGAATCCGGTTATCCTTACGCTTCTGTTGAAGTGAAACAAATAAGACCCGGTATCGGGATTGATTCGGCGAAGTTGTCGGTAGAAATAAAAATCGATGAAGGAGCTCTTGTTACGATCGACGAGATAAGGATCACCGGTAACAAAAGCACAAAAGATGATGTGATAATCCGTGAATTGAATTTAAAAACGAACGAGCCATTTAAGTTTTCAAAAATACGAAATATCAAAAGCAGATTGCAACGTTTAAATATTTTCGATCAGGTGGATGAACCGAAACTATTCTCCATGGATAACGCACAAGGGATTCTTATAAAAGTGACGGAAGGAAATACAAACACATTTGACGGAATTCTTGGATATAGTCCAAGACAAGGTGCTAATAGCGCGCTTGTCACCGGATTCATAAATATATCGATGCGAAATCTATTCGGTACCGGAAGGAAATTGCATCTTCTTTGGAAAAAAGAAAGTCGGTTGACGCAGGAAATTGGAATTCGTTACACGGAGCCATGGTTGTTCAACATTCCTCTTTCGCTGGGTGGTGCATTTTTGCAGCGCAAGGAAGATACACTTTTCGTTAAGAGAGCGGTTGATGTTAATTCTGATTTTAAATTTACGGAATCCATTACGGTTGGCGGTTCCGTGAAGCAAGAATTTATCATTCCGGCTGCGGGTGCCTCAAATATCGCCAGTGTGTATCAGATAACCGGAGGATTTAATATAATTTATGACACACGTGATGATAGATTGACCCCAACCGACGGGATATATTATCAGACCGGTTACGATATTGGATCGACGAAAATAAACGATAGAACATCCACCATACAACGGATAGGAATAGACGCGGAAGCATATTATAATCTATTGCCCAGTCAAATTTTCAAAATCGGATTATATGGACGGACTGTTAATAGCGGGAATATTCAATTGTCCGGCCTCTACCGGTTCGGCGGTACAAATACTCTTCGCGGTTACAGGGAAAACGAATTTATTGGATCTCGTATCTTTTGGTCGAATATTGAATACAGGTTTATTGCCGCAACGAGGTCTTTCTTCTACGGTTTTATTGATTTGGGATATTACTATAAACCGGCTATTGCAACCGATGAATTTTTTGAAAAAGGGAAATACGGTTACGGTATAGGCACAAGAATCAAAACGACAATCGGATTATTGGGATTAAGTTGTGCCTTCGGCGAGGGCGATTCGTTCTTACAGGGTAAGATTCATATCGGATTGATAAATGAATTTTGA
- a CDS encoding methylated-DNA--[protein]-cysteine S-methyltransferase produces MEEKIVYKIVDSPIGKFIAGATSKGCCIYEFLDRGGVKRIKTLVEKRHKIKMVEGTNKFIDKMESQVNEYFNGKRKKFSLKLDLQGTKFEILDWLELMKIPYGETRSYGQIAKSLGKPGAARAVGRANGANYLPIIIPCHRVIEANGNLRGYGGKLWRKKFLLDLESENIK; encoded by the coding sequence ATGGAAGAAAAAATAGTTTATAAAATTGTAGATTCACCAATCGGGAAATTTATTGCAGGTGCAACATCAAAGGGTTGCTGTATATATGAATTTCTCGATAGAGGAGGAGTTAAACGGATAAAGACACTAGTAGAAAAACGCCACAAAATAAAAATGGTTGAAGGGACAAATAAATTCATTGATAAAATGGAATCTCAGGTGAATGAGTATTTCAATGGTAAGCGGAAGAAATTCTCATTAAAACTCGACTTGCAAGGGACAAAATTTGAAATTTTGGATTGGCTTGAGCTTATGAAAATCCCTTACGGTGAAACCAGATCGTATGGTCAAATTGCCAAGTCACTCGGGAAGCCGGGTGCAGCACGTGCTGTTGGTAGAGCAAATGGTGCAAATTATTTGCCGATCATAATTCCTTGTCATCGCGTCATTGAAGCGAATGGAAATCTCAGAGGATATGGTGGCAAATTGTGGAGGAAGAAGTTTTTGTTAGATTTAGAAAGTGAAAATATCAAATAA
- a CDS encoding carbon starvation protein A — protein sequence MNALPLIIITLCVMAIAYRYYSAFIAAKVIALDDSRPTPAHTLNDGQNYHPTNKWVLFGHHFAAISGAGPLIGPVLAAQFGYLPGFLWLLAGVVLAGAVHDFVTLVASIRRKGRSLAEIARHEISPLAGIIGSIAILIIVVIALAGLGLTVVNALADSSWGTFTIAMTIPIALFVGLWMYRIRPGKVTEASIIGVIGVFAAVIVGSFIPHSSLAPYFTLSREGIIISMAIYGFIASVLPVWLLLCPRDYLSSYMKIGTIAALVIGVIIVHPDLKMPALTEFANGGGPIIPGKLFPFLFITIACGAISGFHSLVASGTTPKMINKESDTRMIGYGAMLMEGLVGVIALIAACSLHPGDYFAINVVPAKFQALGMSTVNLAELSAEVGESLAGRTGGAVSLAVGFAQIFTAIPGMRSLMSYWYHFAIMFEALFILTTIDTGTRVARFLVQEFGGRLWKPFEKTDWLPGTLLSTFAVVFAWGYFIWTGSISTIWPMFGTANQLLAAVALSVATSAIINAGKVRYVWVTVVPMLFVAVTTLTAGWLNIVNNFLPLTQNSQTALQGYINSILTAIIMVCAVIVLVEAFRKWYKVLVKKEYCVAGEVVYASDKNFTPPTYGCC from the coding sequence ATGAACGCTCTACCTCTTATCATTATAACTCTCTGTGTAATGGCAATAGCGTACCGTTACTACAGTGCCTTCATCGCAGCGAAAGTTATCGCGCTCGACGATAGTCGACCCACGCCGGCTCATACTTTAAACGACGGACAAAATTATCACCCAACAAATAAATGGGTGTTATTCGGACATCACTTTGCTGCAATTTCCGGTGCCGGACCGCTCATCGGACCGGTGCTTGCCGCTCAGTTCGGTTATCTTCCCGGTTTTCTGTGGCTATTAGCAGGAGTTGTTTTGGCTGGTGCTGTGCACGATTTTGTTACGCTCGTTGCTTCCATCCGAAGAAAAGGAAGATCGCTTGCAGAAATTGCACGGCATGAGATCAGTCCGCTCGCGGGAATCATCGGCTCAATAGCCATCCTCATTATTGTTGTCATAGCGTTAGCGGGGCTTGGACTCACGGTTGTTAACGCGCTTGCAGATAGTTCGTGGGGGACTTTTACAATTGCAATGACTATTCCGATCGCGTTGTTCGTTGGTTTGTGGATGTACCGTATAAGACCGGGTAAAGTTACCGAGGCAAGTATTATAGGTGTTATCGGAGTGTTTGCAGCGGTGATAGTCGGAAGTTTTATTCCACATTCTTCACTTGCTCCGTACTTTACTTTATCGAGGGAAGGAATTATTATTTCGATGGCGATATACGGATTCATTGCGTCGGTTTTACCGGTGTGGCTTCTTCTATGTCCCAGGGATTATTTAAGTTCGTACATGAAGATAGGAACAATTGCCGCACTTGTAATCGGTGTCATCATTGTTCATCCGGATCTAAAAATGCCTGCACTTACAGAATTTGCCAACGGCGGTGGACCTATTATTCCAGGCAAGCTGTTCCCATTTTTGTTTATCACAATCGCGTGCGGTGCGATATCCGGTTTCCACTCTCTTGTCGCCTCCGGTACAACACCGAAGATGATCAACAAAGAATCCGACACGAGAATGATCGGGTATGGTGCAATGCTTATGGAAGGGTTAGTTGGAGTGATTGCACTTATTGCCGCGTGCTCATTGCACCCCGGTGATTATTTTGCCATCAATGTAGTGCCGGCAAAATTTCAAGCACTTGGGATGTCAACAGTGAATCTTGCAGAACTTTCGGCAGAGGTCGGCGAGTCGTTGGCGGGAAGAACCGGCGGGGCAGTATCGTTGGCGGTTGGATTTGCCCAGATTTTTACAGCCATTCCCGGCATGCGCAGTTTAATGTCGTACTGGTATCACTTTGCAATCATGTTCGAGGCATTGTTCATCCTTACAACCATCGATACGGGCACAAGGGTAGCCCGGTTTCTGGTTCAAGAGTTTGGTGGTCGTCTGTGGAAGCCGTTCGAGAAAACAGATTGGCTGCCGGGTACACTTCTCTCAACGTTTGCAGTGGTTTTTGCCTGGGGTTATTTCATCTGGACGGGAAGCATCAGCACTATCTGGCCCATGTTTGGTACGGCAAACCAATTGCTTGCCGCAGTGGCGCTATCGGTTGCAACAAGCGCCATCATCAATGCGGGCAAAGTGCGATATGTTTGGGTAACGGTTGTTCCAATGTTATTTGTTGCAGTTACTACGCTAACGGCGGGTTGGCTGAATATTGTGAATAATTTCTTGCCGCTTACCCAGAATTCTCAAACAGCTTTGCAGGGATACATTAATTCGATTCTAACAGCGATCATTATGGTTTGTGCTGTGATTGTTTTAGTGGAAGCATTCAGGAAATGGTACAAAGTTTTAGTGAAGAAGGAATACTGTGTTGCCGGAGAGGTTGTATACGCCTCCGACAAAAATTTCACTCCGCCGACGTATGGGTGTTGTTAA
- a CDS encoding YraN family protein, whose translation MSKTKKGTIGEDLAVDYLEKKGYRILQRNYRFEHGEIDIIAEDGNVLVFVEVKARRSKEFGEPEDAVIPRKREKIRSTADGYLFENNIDDKECRFDVIAIDYQQNKTEIRHIEDAF comes from the coding sequence ATTAGTAAAACAAAAAAAGGAACAATCGGCGAAGATTTAGCTGTTGACTATTTAGAAAAAAAAGGTTATCGTATTCTTCAAAGGAATTACCGCTTCGAGCACGGAGAGATCGACATCATCGCTGAAGATGGAAACGTGCTTGTATTCGTTGAAGTGAAAGCACGCCGCTCGAAAGAATTCGGCGAGCCGGAAGATGCAGTAATTCCGCGTAAACGTGAAAAGATTCGATCAACCGCAGACGGTTATCTCTTTGAAAATAATATTGATGATAAAGAATGTCGGTTCGATGTAATTGCGATCGATTATCAACAGAACAAAACCGAGATTCGCCACATTGAAGATGCCTTTTAA
- the pepF gene encoding oligoendopeptidase F codes for MELIKPVIFLLLSSTILIISTMNGQEKDRAKIPDKFKWNLTDIYANDAAWKTAKDQFVSELSSIDQFKGTLDKSPQNLLNCLETVSKLSKEFSRLSIYAGLASDEDTRDSKYLAMSQEINQIGSTFGAKAAYIEPEILMIDRAIIESFISKENKLVIYKHQLDDVLRRKSHTGTVGEEKIIADAGLMSGAAPSVYGIFSDADFPYENITLSDGNSVKLDKAGFSLYRTLPVREDRKKVFETYMGKLNDFRRTFGTQLYEKVKSDMFYMRSRNYESCLQSSLDANNIPVKVYHALIDNVNANLPTFHRYLKLRKRMMGLDELHYYDLYAPLVPGVDLKYSVEESEKNIVSALQPLGKQYVDVIKKAFTDRWIDFYPSDGKRAGAYSNGGVYDVHPYMLLNYNNKYDDMSTLAHELGHTMQSYLSNTNQPYPTSQYPIFTAEVASTFNEALLIDYILKQIKDDKVKLSILGNYLEGIKGTLFRQTQFAEFELRIHEMAEKGESLTGDRLNEIYIELTKKYYGHDKGVCVVDDEIKAEWANILHFFYYSYYVYQYATSYTASAALSEKVISGDKEATEKYLAFLSAGGSDYPIELLKYAGVDLTTTEPFELSMKKMNRVIDEMEIILDRMK; via the coding sequence ATGGAGTTAATTAAACCCGTAATATTTTTACTACTTTCTTCCACAATCTTAATCATATCAACTATGAATGGTCAAGAAAAGGATCGCGCAAAGATTCCCGATAAATTTAAATGGAACCTAACCGATATTTACGCTAATGATGCGGCATGGAAAACAGCGAAAGATCAGTTTGTTTCTGAATTATCTTCAATCGACCAATTTAAAGGAACATTAGATAAGTCACCGCAAAATCTGTTAAACTGTTTGGAAACTGTGAGTAAGCTATCAAAAGAGTTCAGCCGGTTATCGATATACGCCGGATTAGCTTCGGATGAAGACACACGAGATTCGAAGTACCTCGCGATGAGTCAGGAGATAAATCAAATCGGCTCTACATTCGGAGCGAAAGCCGCTTATATCGAGCCGGAAATATTGATGATAGACCGTGCGATAATTGAATCATTCATAAGTAAAGAAAATAAACTGGTAATATATAAGCATCAACTCGACGATGTACTGCGGAGAAAATCTCATACAGGTACGGTTGGTGAAGAAAAGATAATTGCAGACGCAGGATTGATGTCGGGGGCAGCACCAAGCGTTTATGGAATATTCTCAGATGCTGATTTCCCTTATGAGAATATCACGCTAAGCGACGGAAATTCGGTGAAACTTGATAAAGCTGGATTCAGTTTATACCGAACATTACCTGTTCGTGAAGACCGCAAAAAAGTTTTCGAAACATATATGGGAAAGCTGAACGATTTTCGGCGTACTTTCGGTACACAACTTTACGAGAAAGTTAAGAGTGATATGTTTTATATGCGCTCCAGAAATTACGAATCATGCTTGCAAAGTTCTCTCGATGCAAATAATATTCCCGTTAAAGTTTATCACGCATTGATTGATAACGTTAATGCAAATCTACCAACATTTCACAGGTATTTAAAACTCCGTAAACGGATGATGGGTTTAGACGAACTTCACTACTACGATCTTTATGCCCCGCTGGTCCCGGGTGTGGATCTAAAATATTCGGTAGAAGAATCAGAGAAAAATATTGTATCGGCGCTCCAACCTCTGGGAAAACAGTATGTCGATGTTATTAAGAAGGCATTTACGGACCGATGGATTGATTTTTATCCCTCAGATGGAAAAAGAGCGGGCGCGTATTCGAACGGCGGCGTGTATGATGTGCATCCCTATATGCTTTTGAATTACAATAACAAATATGATGATATGAGCACTCTGGCTCATGAACTGGGCCATACAATGCAAAGCTATCTCTCTAATACTAATCAACCCTACCCAACTTCACAATATCCAATATTTACGGCAGAAGTCGCCTCTACATTCAATGAAGCGTTACTGATCGATTACATCCTCAAGCAAATAAAAGATGACAAAGTAAAACTATCGATACTCGGTAACTATCTTGAAGGAATTAAAGGCACTCTCTTCCGCCAAACTCAATTTGCAGAATTTGAATTACGCATTCATGAGATGGCTGAAAAGGGTGAGTCTTTAACCGGTGACCGCCTGAACGAAATTTATATTGAATTGACAAAAAAATATTACGGACACGATAAAGGTGTTTGCGTGGTAGATGACGAAATAAAAGCCGAATGGGCAAATATCTTGCACTTCTTCTACTATTCTTATTACGTTTATCAGTATGCAACATCATACACTGCTTCGGCAGCTTTATCCGAGAAAGTAATATCCGGAGATAAGGAAGCAACAGAAAAATATTTGGCATTCCTATCTGCCGGCGGTTCGGATTATCCGATTGAACTACTTAAATATGCGGGTGTTGATCTGACTACAACTGAACCGTTTGAACTATCAATGAAAAAGATGAACCGGGTTATTGATGAGATGGAAATAATTCTCGATCGCATGAAATAA
- a CDS encoding methylphosphotriester-DNA--protein-cysteine methyltransferase family protein, with translation MEKITYDKMVAAMLTDDAAYDGKFYVCVKTTGIYCIPSCKAKTPMLKNVVFLRTRKEAVAKGFRGCKRCRSEFFPDVQPCWWNKALDLMKTEITRKITEDDLARIAKIDISTIRRYFKAYMETTPMAFHRKLRLEHARTLIEKGNNYLTTAYECGFESASGFRDAFIKQYGYTPGKSNGRKNSL, from the coding sequence ATGGAAAAAATAACATACGATAAGATGGTGGCGGCTATGCTGACCGATGATGCAGCTTATGACGGTAAGTTTTATGTTTGCGTGAAAACAACCGGAATTTATTGCATTCCATCATGTAAAGCCAAAACGCCTATGCTTAAAAATGTTGTTTTTTTGAGAACGAGGAAAGAAGCAGTTGCCAAAGGGTTCCGTGGATGTAAAAGATGCCGATCGGAATTCTTCCCGGATGTTCAGCCATGCTGGTGGAATAAAGCCCTTGATCTCATGAAGACTGAAATTACACGCAAGATAACAGAAGATGATTTGGCAAGAATAGCAAAAATCGATATTTCAACAATCAGACGATATTTTAAAGCTTACATGGAAACAACGCCGATGGCGTTCCACCGAAAACTTCGCCTGGAACATGCCAGAACACTAATTGAAAAGGGAAATAATTATTTAACCACAGCATACGAATGTGGCTTTGAATCAGCAAGCGGTTTTCGTGATGCATTTATCAAACAATATGGTTATACACCGGGGAAATCAAATGGAAGAAAAAATAGTTTATAA